Proteins encoded in a region of the Papio anubis isolate 15944 chromosome 14, Panubis1.0, whole genome shotgun sequence genome:
- the PROKR1 gene encoding prokineticin receptor 1, which produces MLLTAPPGQMETTMGFMDDNATNTSTSFLSALNPHGAHAASFPFNFSYGDYDMPLDEDEDVTNSRTFFAAKIVIGMALVGIMLVCGIGNFVFIAALVRYKKLRNLTNLLIANLAISDFLVAIVCCPFEMDYYVVRQLSWEHGHVLCTSVNYLRTVSLYVSTNALLAIAIDRYLAIVHPLRPRMKCQTATGLIALVWTVSILIAIPSAYFTTETVLLIVRSQEKIFCGQIWPVDQQLYYKSYFLFIFGIEFVGPVFTMTLCYARISRELWFKAVPGFQTEQIRKRLRCRRKTVLVLMCILTAYVLCWAPFYGFTIVRDFFPTVFVKEKHYLTAFYIVECIAMSNSMINTLCFVTVKNNTVKYFKKIMLLHWKASYNGGKSSADLDLKTIGMPATEEVDCIRLK; this is translated from the exons ATGTTGCTCACAGCACCACCTGGCCAGATGGAGACCACCATGGGGTTCATGGATGACAATGCCACCAACACCTCCACCAGCTTCCTTTCTGCGCTCAACCCTCATGGAGCCCATGCCGCTTCCTTCCCATTCAACTTCAGCTATGGTGACTATGATATGCCTTTGGATGAAGATGAGGATGTGACCAATTCCCGGACGTTCTTTGCTGCCAAGATTGTCATTGGGATGGCCCTGGTGGGCATCATGCTGGTCTGTGGCATTGGCAACTTCGTCTTTATCGCTGCCCTGGTCCGCTACAAGAAACTGCGCAATCTCACCAACCTGCTCATCGCCAACCTGGCCATCTCGGATTTCCTGGTGGCCATTGTCTGCTGCCCCTTTGAGATGGACTACTATGTGGTGCGCCAGCTCTCCTGGGAGCATGGCCACGTCCTGTGCACCTCTGTCAACTACCTGCGCACTGTCTCTCTCTATGTCTCCACCAATGCCCTACTGGCCATTGCCATTGACAG GTATCTGGCTATTGTCCACCCGCTGAGACCACGGATGAAGTGCCAAACAGCCACTGGCCTGATTGCCTTGGTGTGGACGGTGTCCATCCTGATCGCCATCCCTTCCGCCTACTTCACCACCGAGACGGTGCTCCTCATTGTCAGGAGCCAGGAAAAGATCTTCTGCGGCCAGATCTGGCCTGTTGACCAGCAGCTGTACTACAAGTCCTACTTCCTCTTTATCTTTGGCATTGAGTTCGTGGGCCCCGTGTTCACCATGACCCTGTGCTATGCCAGGATCTCCCGGGAGCTCTGGTTCAAGGCGGTCCCTGGATTCCAGACCGAGCAGATCCGCAAGAGGCTGCGCTGCCGCAGGAAGACGGTCTTGGTGCTTATGTGCATCCTCACCGCCTACGTGCTGTGCTGGGCGCCCTTCTACGGCTTCACCATCGTGCGCGACTTCTTCCCCACCGTGTTCGTGAAGGAGAAGCACTACCTCACTGCCTTCTACATCGTCGAGTGCATCGCCATGAGCAACAGCATGATCAACACCCTGTGCTTCGTGACAGTCAAGAACAACACCGTCAAGTACTTCAAAAAGATCATGCTGCTCCACTGGAAGGCTTCTTACAATGGCGGTAAGTCCAGTGCAGACCTGGACCTCAAGACAATCGGGATGCCTGCCACTGAAGAGGTGGACTGCATCAGACTAAAATAA